TAAAGGTGTATATGGATTGGGTTGAGGGtgttttttggaccaacccgaAAATTTGGATTGGTTAGATTTACAATCAAAATGACATAAATAAAGTTTCCAACCCAACCCACCCCTTAAAATTCAGcttgggttgtcgggttataacttattttttatttttaatgaaaaatatataaatttatatacaatacatgactaataactaaaatatcataaaattcaaatgctaaataccaaatatctatgatacttattgcaaactttaaacaaaaagacaaatatcataacaattttaaaagaaaaatattaaaaatttacaaattaatcaatgcaaaataatcaaattttaaacaaagaagaaatacacacaatatatatataaaattcaggttgggttgggtcaactcaatattttttagccaacccacaacccaacctaactcaataaaaatagaaaaattcaacccaacccaacccaacccaagaacaaaactaatcCAACCCAATCCTTACATTTTGGATTGAGTAGTTCAAACTATTCGGATTGTCGAGTTATTTGAACATAATaaattgtagaaatacaagttattgtgacttaaaagttagaacaattagggtctttaatgataaaatctcatcattcttaGAGAAAACGTATGAAATTACTCaaacactatcaaactcatgcaaaagagtgtttattgttaaaatattGCAGCGtgtttattgttaaaatattGCGGCGCTAACGCAtaatattgcaggatttcaacaaagatTCTAAGTGTCGCAGGCAACGTCAACGCATAGACATGCAtcggagggattcaacgcaaggaagattcattgattcaggctgtttgtgtcaaatcaccactcgCAAGCATGGGCATCTGCAGTTGATGGCGTCTAaaaagcatctgagtgtcaggcggctgactaggatatggaatttaatgctacCCCATCACCAAGTTGGTGAAGAACggcgcctataaatagaagaaatcccaccagatgaGAGGATCTTAGCTCATTGtataattctgaaattttgaGACTTAGAGTTATGCTGCTGTGATGAGAAGAACacaagagggaagagaaccaccaccaccgtcGATCAAGGAGTGGAGAAAGCTAAGCTCGAATgagaattttcttccatttcttctacAAGTAAGTTGTACACGAattagaattgagccaaagaggacaagagattgtactctgctcCTTGACTCCTTTCTTTTCATCTGAattatcattttcttcaattcatttgattgagtattgatcttgtaaagtcaatcagtttctttatgaattcacatatttgatctactTCACTtcgccattgtttatttcttgctttatgttagatgcatctataacttcatgcaaaattcatTTCTAAATGCTTAAGCCAATTAAATCACTTGGTAAAAGCCACTTTAGCTtgaattattcgagagaataagcaagCCAACATTAAGTTAGAAATGCTTGGTAtatctagagatagacgcactagtgttttattgcatcctgtgattaacgcatacatcctagagatagggtaTTGTATGACATTCACATTGAGAAATGTCGAATAGAAATCTAACGCATAAACGAAGATAAGAAAGTCATTTCATTCGCATTCTTGTACGTGTACATCTCGCTTAGATCGACGTATATCCCCTACActaaactccattttcacacaACCCCCTATTTTCTACTTGATCCTTTTGTAGCTTCTTGCACGCACACAACaaacttagtgtaaataactcatttcatATTCACTTAGGATACTTCTACATCAACTACAACGGAAGCTCTacgttagctttaatctgaatccctgaattcgaccctggacttaccaggaacctgagttggatttatacttggatctgatttaggaaaacttgaacgcatATAGAGGAGTGTCACTCGTCCCGTTgcacatcactaacgcatcCTTCACATTTGtacttattttttcaattactttatataatacactcctaagctcgcATCACGAATTCAACGAACAGAACACCCCAACAATATGGtgaaaaaaaggaataaaaaataagataaCTACATAGATAGGAGAAAGGATAGACTCTATTTCCAATTTTGTCCAACCtcattattatatttacataCATGTCTACTGCCATCATTAATGGCACAAAAAAACCCCAAACCaaattacaataaaacaaaagatAACCGAAGAAAAATCAAATAGGAAATACATGTTAAAGTGAGCCCAATTCAATTAATATGCACTATGTGCTATCAATCTCTTGATGTCAATAGCTCGAATTCTTCACTCCAAACAAAAGTGGctaatagatttttaaatttttaattttatgtctaatatatatatatatatatNtaatatatatatatatatatattagagaaaaaaatttatgaatctactaaacataaaattgaaatattaagaTTCTAATAGATCAATTCATTTTTAAGAATTTTgaataaataagaaatttattggacacaaattattgaaaatttaaagatttattagacatttttctataattaaaaaaCTTAATACTATTAGATACTTTAAAAAGTTTTACGACCAAATAAATAGGGATGgaaaagttattaaacaatgaaatgTAACTTTTAGTAAAGAGaatttagcttttaaaaatgtgaACTTTATCAATTGAATGCTTAATTAAGTTATGAATCACATCGAGACTACTGGATTGATTCCTATGTTCCACTCGTTGTGAAATTATTCtgattttaataaatttgaattttgggtTGGTAGGGTAATGGCGTCCATAGCTTTCTCcctatttaacatttaaatgcATGTAAAAGGAAAGCACTCAAAATAAAGGATGCCTTTTCTGTTCTTTTCTTGCATCTAATGTGTGTTCCTTTTTCCTcccaaaaaggaaaaggaaagtgCATCTTTTTCCCAACTTTCCCAGCAAAAGAAAGGAAGATATtagatatatacatatatagaatattattatttatttacttttatatataaaggACTTAATTAAAAGTCTTCTTCACTATAATTTTCTATAGGCCTTTTTATCTCTTGTTTCCTTAGGTCAAGGCCCCACTTTtccaaattaataaaacatgaaATTTCTAGTCTGCCAAAGCTTTGTTCACATAGATAAAGAAGAATCTTTTGTATATAttgaaaagagaaatatatatatccCCCATATCAAaacttgcttttttttttttatcatatatttGCAATATATGAAAGATACTTGTACACTTGTCCATAACACAAAAATTCaagtttaatattaaaaaagaaaaaacccccCAACAAAAGTTGATCACCACACAATAGATTTCAACCATAAAATGAGGCTTTTTGGAAGAGGGATATATCAACAAAGCCCCTAACAAAAGCTCTCAACTTTAAGTATCAATGCAACTTTTTcactacttaaaaaaaatttcaaaaagttgaGTCTTTAAAGACGAACAATCCaaaagatagagagagaaaaggaagaaattaaaagaaaaaaNaaaaaaaaaaaaaaaaaaaagaagaagaagaagaagaaatatgtGAAACTTAAACAAGAAGAAGGAGACCAGATGCACTATTTATTCCTAAACTTGAGAATATAATCTATTTTTTAtgctctctttttctttcataaagAATGGAAGACTAATCAAGAGGGGAAATTTCCAATAAGAATAAGTTTTTGATCTCTTTAAGTTTCTACCAAAAGTACCCATCAACCAATATCACTCCTTGGATTAGGAACTACTTTTcagatactttttttttttaatttcaaaaaataaaaatttcccacttctttttccttttccttttctctttatTGATAGAGAATCTGATGATGACATGTAGCAAAtgatgtatatatgtatatatatatatatataaaaagaggaaaaaaagggCTCATTACCCAGTCAGTCATTCACTCTTTCCCACCATATCAATTTGACTAATTGGCGTCTGTTTTGTCCCATTGATTCTCATGTTTTACtgctttataaattataaagcaCTTTCTTTTTAAGTACTTTTTACCTCCATTACCTCCACCCATATATAAACCCATTTCCCTATATGTCCTCTCTGCACAACACACTTGCAAAAAACAGAataatttaggaaaacccctgAATTCTCTGTTTCTCTCTGTTTTTACATATGGCTCAGGTTCATAGTAGCAACAGCGATGGAATTAAGCTTTTTGGCACAATGATTCATTTACAGAACAGAAAAATGAAGGAGGAACCGGAGAAACACGGCGGCGGTGCAGGtgatgaaacagagatgaagaGGCCAGAAAAAATTATTCCATGCCCAAGATGTAAGAGTATGGACACCAAATTCTGTTACTTCAACAATTATAATGTTAATCAGCCTAGACATTTCTGCAAGGGTTGCCAAAGGTACTGGACGGCCGGTGGGGCGCTCCGGAACGTACCCATCGGAGCCGGTCGCCGGAGAGCCAAGCCGCCGCCTAATTGCCGGACCCTTTCCGGCGAGCTGCCAGAGGATTATGGGCAGCTTTACGATGCGGCTTCTGGGATTATTCATCAGCTTGAATTAGATACGGTGGAGGGGTGGCATCTCACGGTGGCGGAACAGGATTTTACTCAAGTTTTTCCTTTCAAACGGCGGAAGATTATCGGTCAACACGGTCAAACgtcttaaccttttttttttttttttaattttcctttttgtgtcgATGATTTTATGTGGAAATTATAGAGAGATGTagtgttttaattaattactgaAGATATGATAATGTAAATATTTATCTGTGTGGTTAAGGCTAATGATCCGATCCGATGATTCATATTGCTGGATGGGCGATGTGGGGGTTGAGATAATGaggattaattttcaaatttgcaaGGTTTATGAAGTGGGCAATCCAAATTAATGATAATTAGTTTAGCGTGTGATGCACGGCGGAAGGAAATTTACAGCTCATTTATAAACATacgtaaagaaaaaaaacgagagagagagaagaaatcgactttttgattaatttcactttttttcCCATTAAGGACTGAGCATTGACAACTAAGAAAAGGCTTTTAGAAACCTTTTTACACCAATTTACTTCAgcaattcaaatatatttttgacaATATAATCATATAGTTTGTTTTATATTCATGATTGAATATGAAACGAGAAATATTTAGGTGTAGTCTAGACTTTATCTAAGTAATATGTTTCTCATCTTTCTATctacaaaaaaacaaatatatatttttttaaaaaaaaaaaacttatcatGTGACCGTTTTTAATTGAACTCACATAGAAAGGACCATATGGTGTAGATAGGTGAAGTTCGTACTAAACTTAAGTTTTTTTCATATGAATTCACATAGAAAGGACCATATGGTGTAGATAGGTATAGTCCGTACTAAACTTACGTTTTTTCATATGAACTCACATAGAAAGGACCATATGATAGAATTAAGTAGCGTACAGTGGAATTGAACAATAACATCTCACTTCTTCAAATCTCATCCTACCTCcataaaaaagtaaattaataaGTTGGTGTTTTGTTTTTAAGGTAAAAGTGGATATTTAAGTGATCGGATTGCTAAAATGTCATAGATTACAACAATGGGAGGAAAGTAGTCATGGAAGGAGAGAGACAACCTTATGCGGACTGATAaaagaacagttgatttttgtttcATATTCGTATAGTTTGAATATGAAATCACATAGGACCATAATACATCATCATCTtactacaaaaagaaaaaaaaaaaaaaaaaaaaagcttcttCCGACAATAATCTCGTCAACACCTAAAAAAGCATCGACACAGGGTCTCTACGCCAACGCCAAAGCTGGCATCGGCATGTAAGGGCTATCCCGACGCCAAATAGTAAGGTATTGGGAGAAAGAACCCATCCCGACGCCTAATCAAAGACGTCAAGATATAAGGTCTTTCTGGACGCCTCTTAACAAACCTTACTTCCCTTCCCcaattcttttagttttggctGCCGCGACCCTCCTGCGCAATTCTTCCCTCGACTCCCTGCGATTCTTTGCCGCGTGAATGCCCTCCGGTAGCCATAGCGCTTTGTCAGCATCGTTCATCCAGTGCTCTCTCCCATTCGCCATTGGTCGCTGCCGTTCATCCCTCTATCCCATTCACCGCTAACGCTCTGTCAGGTACGTTctttcacttttttcttttgagttcgattatttttctttgaatgaTGGTTTGTTTCAGCGACTTTCTTGTATCATGTGTCGGGTTCTACTTAGGATTATTGTGCTTGGTTGGTTGTTGTAGGGTGTAAATTTTGCATCGTGGAGTTTGAATTATGTTGCTTTCGTGTTGAAGTTGAAATTGTTTGTTTGTGGCATTCGAATGCGGTTTTTGGAGTgggaaattggagaattggaatTGGGAGTTTTATGAGTGTTTGTTGTAAATTTGAGTTTTTGGATTTGGAAATTGGGATTGTGGTCTTTGTTGAAATTTAGttctttataatttatttttgttggcttgaaatttgttaaaatCTTGTCTTTGAAAGTTGTAAACAATGAGAAGAATGGATATATTTTGTTTGGGTTAATTGGcttaaaatttgttaaaaactTGTATGTCAAAATTATAAAGAAAGGAAGAGATGGATTTTACTTTAAATTTAGCATTTGGGTTTGTTTATTTGCTTCAAATTTGGATTGAGGGGAAACTTGCTTGCTGGATTTGTGTATTGAGGACAATAAAGCGAAGTTTGGGTTGTTGAAGgttctaaaacaaaaaaaggaGAATAAGGGCAAATTCGTATTGTTGAAGGTTGTAATCAAATGAGGGGATGAGTTTATTTGCTTTATAATTGCTCTTATTTCTTGcttgttttaaatttagtacTAATTTCATTGTTGGATTGAGGAACTTGGGTTGTTCAAGGTTCCGAATTTAGATTGTTTAAAgtattcaaaacaaaaaagggGAATGAGTTTATTTGCTTTAAACTTATGTTTTcacaattttgtttctttatttttgaGCTATTTGGTGTAAAATAGAAATCAAACAAACCCACAATTTGAACAATATATGCCTTGAAAGAACCTAGTACAAGTTGAAAGATTAGATTATAGACTTGAACAATTTGAACAATtgttaaaatattaaagtataaatattgGAATATTATATGGAACAATTCATAATTTGCCAATAGCTTACAATACCCTCAATATTAAAACATAAGTTAAATATCTTAACTCCTAAGCTAATTTTTTGTACAATTTTTATAGGCTTATAAATTTTATGAATCAAGAGGGGTTGAAAAGTATATCATtgagaatgaataaaaattgGACTAAACTTCGAGATAAGTTCTCAACAGATTATAAGGAAGGAGTAGCCCAATTCCTTGAAATATaaaagtttcatgttaatgactCTGGAAAAACAAGATGTCCATGTAAATATTGTATGAATACAACATGGGAATCATTAGATGGGGTTGAACGACATCTATTTACAAATGGAATGTCTCTCTAGTCTAGTGAGTCTCATGGAAAACAATTACTTTATCGAGGGAAGTTAAGTAGATAAATCATTCAATACACAATCATGTATACATAATACAAATTTTAATGATGTCAATGAAGATAACAAGATTTTGAAGATTCTAAATGATCTACAAGTTCGAGCTACTGAAGTAGATTTAGAtgaagaagatattgaaaatcaGATGCCCACTAATATCCAAAAGGGAGATAATTCAAACTTATTTGAAGATTTAATGGCTGACACATAATTCGTTGTACCTAGGttgttcaaaattttcttccctGAATTTTTTAGTATGTTTGATGCATATTAAAGTTCTTAATGGTTGGGGCAATAAGTCTTTTGATATGTTGCTCAAATTGTTAAAGGATGCATTTCCAGTCGGGGCAAGTAtgcttattttatatatatatatttttttatgaaactAAGAGAAAGTTGCATGACTTAGGGCTAGGCTATGACTCCATTCATGCTTGCAAATACAATTGTACATTAtatttgatagaaaatttgattgtCAACAATGTCCAGTATGTGGTGAATCTTGATATAAAATTGACGATGGAAAAGGTAAAAAGATCCCACTTGTGTTAAAGAAATGTGAGTTAATAgtttttgttattgttgttgttttgaatGTGAGTTAAGAATTATTAGTcaattatatttgtgatattaTTGTTGCTTTGAATATGTATAAGACAAATGTTAGTTAACGATTTTTGTGTTGTTTTCATTGTTTTGAATGTGAGTTAAGAACTTTTtatgttgttattattgtttTGCATTTGTGTTAATGAAATATGAATCATAATCGTTGTgtttttattgttgttttggatGCTGAATTGAGAATTGTGAGTTAATGATGTTTGTATTGTTCTTATTGTTTTGAATATGTGTTAAGAAATGTGAGTTAAACACTTGAGTGAATGTGTNNNNNaatttatattatttattttttacaggATCAATATTATATCCCTGACTTTGCAGCCGAACATGATTGAAATGTTTTTATTTCATGTCTATTAAACTTAGATGTCTTTTTTTAATCAAGACTCatgtttttgtcatttttagaTCATATATGTCTATTTCATTTTGGAACAATATAAGTTGTAAGGATATTTATGACTATTTAACTAAGTTTGGTTAttctttgttttcaaataatttcCATCATACATGATATTTAGCTACAATTGAAGCTAAGAGAAATAtagtgttttatttttttaaagaacaaaGTCAATACCGACACTACATAGGTGTAGGTAAAAGTCATCTATCCTGATGTTATATGTTAAGTGCCGGAAAAAGTTCAATGTCTGTAAAAACAACAATCACAATGCATACAAGTGTAAACATCGAAAAAGCATCTTGTCGATGCATATGCATGACATCAGTGTAGATGTTGGGTTGTATGCCTTacaactcgtggtttgtaaacattaaacatattctttttGACACTAAAGTTGTTATTGTAGTTTTTcagtaaaaatgttattgaatgtGTGAATTGCACCTttttaaccctaaattcaataaactaagaacccctgactatagcatgaatacttgaactttatgtagagacataaaagtggatcaagttcgagtaatggctaaaacagtctatagtacagggataaagctgggtaccttaacctagggacactatagatgtgacccactttgtatttgatacaaacaatatGATCTTGAAttgtttatgtggagacatacgagtgggaacgtcctatgcaatgagtttgcataagatcgaaccatgaaatagtcacttttacttcaTTTACTAATAAGATgtatttattcaagattatcttttaatctgcatgggtgagagtggctcaacattgccgacttaataagcctcccattttaggggtaaaaccGGATAAATAGCTGAGggcatagtcttgcaagatggaattcactcatacccaattttagggatagtagataggttgttctatAATGTTTTGACTCCATATCTTGAAcaaggccccaccctctcattggctcgagagggtctcggtttggtggttggaccacaaaccaattgctcattagaggattagtgggattTAAGAAGCAAGATATAATTACAGAGGAAAAACGGTAactttgacccagttgtaattatgaacctgtgaaggatcgactttttaatcatggttaaatcaagtggatagaaatatatctacagtgaggaaagtatagctactaggctttagtggagtgtcccgatagttaacgaatgttggttaattaggttaaaaagattagctggttaatctcggatcgttggagcttatgatctgtaggtccattagaaaCCCCTTCTAGCTCAAATCGGACTAAAACTTAGGACAGTGTGAtgagattttgaaatgttcaaatccgGATTAGGGaataaaacattaattatatatgatataattaaacgttcaattgttgaattaaataaattagagagttggaaaatatttaaatatgatttaagtaTTACACATGAATGAGGATTCATATTTGGGAtttgtgttttattaatttaatattagatattaaattaattattagaattaatattatttaaaattgattttaagaaattttatttaaaatttattatttga
The nucleotide sequence above comes from Benincasa hispida cultivar B227 chromosome 3, ASM972705v1, whole genome shotgun sequence. Encoded proteins:
- the LOC120072897 gene encoding dof zinc finger protein DOF1.5-like, producing the protein MAQVHSSNSDGIKLFGTMIHLQNRKMKEEPEKHGGGAGDETEMKRPEKIIPCPRCKSMDTKFCYFNNYNVNQPRHFCKGCQRYWTAGGALRNVPIGAGRRRAKPPPNCRTLSGELPEDYGQLYDAASGIIHQLELDTVEGWHLTVAEQDFTQVFPFKRRKIIGQHGQTS